ATCCAGACGATCCGCAAACTCATCGGCACCACACCAATGTTCGGGATCTGTCTGGGCCACCAATTGCTGGGCTTGGCAACGGGAGCCAAGACGTTTAAACTGAAGTTCGGGCATCGCGGCGCGAACCAGCCCGTGCTGGACCACCGAACGGGCAAAGTCGAGATCACCACGCAAAACCACGGGTTTGCAGTGGATGCCAACTCGCTGCCCGCTTCCATGGAAGCCACGCATACCAACTTGAATGACGGGACACTGGAAGGAATGCGCCACCGGGAATTGCCGATCTTCAGCGTGCAATACCACCCCGAAGCATCCTCCGGTCCGCACGATTCGACCTACCTGTTCGAAGAATTTCGAAAATCGATGGGGTGATCCATGAAGACGGCGGTAACCTGGATCCTATCGCTTGGGCTGTTCGGAATCGGCTCGATCCTACTCGGGTCACACACGGTCTATGCCGAACACCCCCCAACCGGCGAGTTCCTGGTTACCCCGTCCTCGGAAGACTCGCAAATTCCGACGGGATATCGACTCCGGAAGGAAAACACGCCCTTCACCCTGGTGAAGGAACGCGCATTTGATGTTTCTGGATTCGACCTGTTCCACCTATCGTTTCCCTCACAAGTCAAGTCACCGTTTGAAGTCAACAACACCGTGCATGCCGAATACTATCGGCCACGCGGCAAAGGACCGTTCCCAGCCGTCATCATCCTCGATGTCTTGGCCGGCGACCAACTCCTCTCCCGCACGATGGGCCGATTGTTTGCTCAAAATGGCATCGCCGGTCTGTTCGTACAAATGGCATACTATGGACCGCGGCGGCCTGCCGAGCGGTACGTTCGTCTGCTGACCCCGAATCTGGAGCACACCAGCGAAGCCATTCGCCAATCGGTCGTCGATTGTCGCAGTGCGGTCTGCTGGCTGGAATCGCGCCCGGAAGTGAACCCGAAGAAACTCGGCATCATCGGCACCAGCATGGGCAGCTTCATCGC
This DNA window, taken from Tuwongella immobilis, encodes the following:
- a CDS encoding alpha/beta hydrolase family protein is translated as MKTAVTWILSLGLFGIGSILLGSHTVYAEHPPTGEFLVTPSSEDSQIPTGYRLRKENTPFTLVKERAFDVSGFDLFHLSFPSQVKSPFEVNNTVHAEYYRPRGKGPFPAVIILDVLAGDQLLSRTMGRLFAQNGIAGLFVQMAYYGPRRPAERYVRLLTPNLEHTSEAIRQSVVDCRSAVCWLESRPEVNPKKLGIIGTSMGSFIAGLTGAMEPRINKVALLLGGGGLVDAYFDHPRGAPLRTLEAFFPGSKERIKGWIRSIDTLTYADRLKSRNLLIIAAAHDDIVPAKAAQQLWEASGKQKIIWLNTNHYGAIAYLIPMMHHVLNHFRDQP